The Candida dubliniensis CD36 chromosome 5, complete sequence genome has a window encoding:
- a CDS encoding monooxygenase, putative yields the protein MTASTNSSNDQKNRTPLILNSFCMGCSGLQCPGLWSHPDDKSRDFNTIEYWVNLAQLLEKGKFNALFIADVLGPYDVYDGPGNFRSVAKSGAQFPTTEPSAVVSAMAAVTKNISFGVTFSTISENPYHFARRLATLDHLTKGRVGWNVVSSYLDSAARNLLNGESLPPHAERYERAQEYIDVVYKLFLSSWSDDAVELKNRVFTNPDKVREINHKGKFFTVPGPSITEPTPQRLPVIIQAGTSKAGKEFAARNAEVVFITTFSPEELGKQIKAIKTLAKEKYGRPEGSIKFLQLITPVVADTHELAEEKFKELQSYGDLDGAQALFSGWTGIDIGKYDYEDNITDKGTNAVKSFLELWNKTSPGEPANVKKTRRDIARQITVGGLGPVFYGTPEEVTDEIERWVDISGVDGFNVTYAISPGTFEDFVEKVIPLLQERGLAQEDYPQDLDHPLTFREQLFGSERKEPYYLLESHPAYDLRWRAGESKDEFERRLNKKRKSEAQEIA from the coding sequence ATGACTGCTTCTACCAATTCTAGTAACGACCAGAAAAACAGAACCCCgttaattttgaattcattttGTATGGGATGTCTGGGTTTACAATGTCCAGGTTTATGGTCGCATCCAGATGATAAATCTCGAGACTTTAATACTATTGAGTATTGGGTCAATTTGGCACAATTGTTAGAAAAGGGGAAATTTAATGCTCTTTTCATTGCTGATGTATTAGGTCCCTATGATGTTTATGATGGTCCAGGAAATTTTAGATCCGTTGCGAAAAGTGGAGCTCAGTTCCCCACTACAGAGCCAAGTGCAGTTGTTTCTGCTATGGCAGCTGTTACGAAAAACATTAGTTTTGGGGTAACATTCCTGACAATTAGTGAGAACCCATACCATTTTGCCAGAAGATTGGCTACTTTGGATCATTTGACAAAAGGTAGAGTTGGTTGGAATGTTGTTAGTTCTTATTTGGATTCAGCAGCTAGAAATTTACTTAACGGAGAATCATTACCACCTCATGCAGAACGGTACGAAAGAGCTCAAGAATATATTGATGTTGtgtataaattatttttgagTTCTTGGAGTGACGATGCCGTTGAATTGAAGAACCGAGTTTTCACTAATCCTGATAAAGTCAGAGAAATAAACCATAAAGGGAAATTTTTCACTGTTCCCGGACCCAGTATTACTGAGCCAACTCCACAAAGATTACCTGTTATTATTCAAGCTGGTACTTCAAAAGCAGGTAAAGAGTTTGCTGCCAGAAACGCTGAAGTAGTGTTTATCACTACATTCTCTCCTGAAGAATTAGGCAAACAAATCAAGGCCATCAAAACTCTTGCCAAAGAAAAGTATGGTCGTCCCGAAGGTTCCATCAAGTTTTTGCAGTTGATTACTCCAGTGGTTGCTGACACCCATGAGTTAGCAGAAGAGaaatttaaagaattgCAACTGTACGGGGATTTAGATGGTGCCCAAGCACTTTTTTCTGGATGGACAGGTATTGACATTGGAAAATACGATTATGAGGATAACATCACCGATAAAGGCACGAATGCTGTCAAATCGTTTTTAGAGTTGTGGAATAAAACATCTCCTGGTGAGCCAGCAAATGTTAAAAAGACTAGACGTGATATTGCCCGTCAAATCACCGTTGGTGGATTGGGACCAGTGTTTTATGGTACCCCTGAGGAAGTGAcagatgaaattgaacGTTGGGTTGATATTTCAGGGGTTGATGGATTTAATGTGACTTATGCTATTTCTCCAGGAACTTTTGAAGATTTTGTTGAGAAAGTTATTCCATTACTTCAGGAAAGAGGATTGGCACAAGAGGATTACCCACAGGATTTGGACCATCCTTTGACTTTCAGAGAACAACTATTTGGTAGTGAAAGAAAAGAAccatattatttattggaaaGTCATCCTGCTTATGATTTGAGATGGCGAGCTGGTGAAAGCAAggatgaatttgaaagaagGCTtaacaagaaaagaaaaagtgaAGCCCAAGAAATTGCATAA
- a CDS encoding COMPASS/SET1C histone methyltransferase complex subunit, putative (Similar to S. cerevisiae SDC1;~In S. cerevisiae: subunit of the COMPASS (Set1C) complex, which methylates histone H3 on lysine 4 and is required in transcriptional silencing near telomeres) — protein METPIPNHDSIKETIEASVNESIDNSNQTEDKPTNGSVDQNQQSSSPMEIDTKEDSTKPEINTPTPNENSQLPMHEIVGGSSVRRYLNQHLTKTLLEGLKEVAQIKPEDPLKYLGEFLISKSNESKKE, from the coding sequence ATGGAGACACCCATTCCAAATCACgattcaattaaagaaaCGATAGAGGCATCTGTAAACGAATCTATAGATAATTCTAACCAAACAGAGGACAAACCTACAAATGGTTCTGTTGACCAAAACCAACAGAGTTCAAGTCCCATGGAGATAGATACGAAAGAAGACTCTACAAAACCAGAGATAAACACACCAACCCCAAATGAAAATAGCCAGCTTCCAATGCATGAAATAGTAGGTGGATCCTCAGTTAGACGATATCTCAACCAACATCTTACAAAGACTTTGCTTGAGGGATTAAAAGAAGTTGCACAAATTAAACCAGAAGATCCATTAAAGTATTTAGGGGAATtcttaatttcaaaatcgAACGAGTCAAAGAAAGAGTAG
- a CDS encoding mitochondrial fusion machinery protein, putative (Similar to S. cerevisiae UGO1;~In S. cerevisiae: Ugo1p binds directly to Fzo1p and Mgm1p and thereby link these two GTPases during mitochondrial fusion) produces the protein MSSSHPDTQVLRPYYDHDTFNAGYSVIYKKGVGIIDPKTNRPVTSNISEKLINQSLNENQGIIRNSFKHGGPVGINATSDKNYVYDLEFNEYFESNNLIEVFKNLLWNFVRSYIKVLLTQPLEIVRLVLQVGKFNFSETVSKTTKKLDLSKSKRLLSETEDDTEATTEQDEDEYPRPQRSSIYDNVRDDDEDDEDEEPINYFQSQNEQQVWSGHEVGGFNTTATPIKQEKKSYRDGKKRIRNNKIKPKSLHTADILTAIINKDGPFAVFRGINASFIYQTLSHTIEAWITGFASPFLGIPDPFFLDLTHSNDPFKSLWLSVTACVLTGIVLMPLDLIRVKFMITQFNSKPLNENDTLEEAAEEIVQSTRSVRESIRNFPVYYLLHPSTPIVFLTTLHQLSTSIFRKMAPYILFIKFNIDSYSSPNIYTFVNLLSLILEFFIKLPVENLLRKQQVQFLLTPKREDTKKVITIEDPKKSLIVEFNDSTEDNQDSTFWERLKQLGLFNGWRIGVLNVIGFWGYNIIKSDGSELKEERL, from the coding sequence ATGTCTTCCTCGCACCCAGATACACAGGTGTTGCGACCATACTATGATCATGATACGTTCAATGCGGGATATTCTGTGATTTATAAAAAAGGTGTTGGTATAATAGACCCCAAAACCAACAGACCTGTGACATCCAACATTTCTGAGAAGTTGATTAATCAATCACTAAATGAGAATCAAGGGATCATCCGAAATCTGTTCAAACATGGAGGACCAGTGGGGATCAATGCCACTAGTGATAAGAATTATGTTTACGATTTAGAATTCaatgaatattttgaatcaaacaatttgattgaGGTATTTAAAAATCTATTATGGAATTTTGTTAGAAGTTATATAAAGGTGTTATTGACTCAACCTCTAGAGATTGTGCGGTTAGTTTTACAGGTTGggaaattcaatttcagtGAAACTGTTTCCAAAACCACCAAGAAATTAGATTTATCCAAATCCAAACGATTATTAAGCGAAACTGAAGATGATACTGAAGCAACAACAGaacaagatgaagatgagtATCCACGCCCACAGCGTAGCAGCATTTATGACAACGTTagagatgatgatgaggatGATGAGGATGAAGAGCCAATTAATTACTTTCAATCACAAAACGAGCAACAGGTTTGGTCAGGCCATGAAGTAGGTGGGTTTAATACGACAGCAACACCAATAAAACAGGAGAAGAAATCCTATCGTGACGGTAAAAAGAGAattagaaataataaaattaaaccaAAGTCTTTGCACACTGCTGATATTCTTACTgccattattaataaagatGGTCCATTTGCTGTTTTTAGAGGTATTAATGCCTCTTTTATATATCAAACATTGTCACATACAATTGAAGCTTGGATTACAGGGTTTGCCTCTCCATTTTTGGGAATACCTGATCCGTTTTTCCTTGACTTGACTCATTCAAATGATCCATTTAAATCATTGTGGTTGTCCGTGACAGCTTGTGTGTTGACAGGGATTGTGTTAATGCCCTTGGATTTGATCAGAGTAAAGTTTATGATTACtcaattcaattccaaGCCATTGAATGAGAATGATACTTTGGAAGAAGCAGCAGAAGAAATTGTTCAGTCAACAAGATCAGTACGCGAGTCAATTCGTAATTTCCCCGTTTACTATTTGTTACACCCATCGACACCTATAGTGTTTTTGACCACATTACACCAATTGTCAACGAGCATATTTAGAAAGATGGCTCCttatattttgtttatcaaatttaacaTTGATTCGTATTCATCACCAAACATCTACACATTTGTCAATTTACTTTCCTTGATTTTGgaattcttcatcaagTTACCAGTGGAGAACTTGTTGCGTAAACAGCAAGTTCAATTTTTGCTCACTCCTAAGAGAGAGGACACTAAGAAAGTAATTACTATCGAAGATCCTAAAAAGAGTTTGATTGTGGAATTCAACGATCTGACTGAAGACAATCAAGATTCGACATTCTGGGAAAGGTTGAAACAATTGGGATTATTCAACGGTTGGAGAATCGGAGTCTTGAATGTCATTGGCTTTTGGGGTTACAACATTATTAAGAGTGACGGTTCAGAGTTGAAAGAAGAACGATTATAA